The following DNA comes from Campylobacter concisus.
ATTTAAAGCACTTTGTATCTTATGATGACGTCTATTACGGCGATATCGGCGTGAAATTTTTGCAAAAAGAGGATAAATTTTTTGTGGGTCTTGTTGATCCTTTGGGCCGTGGCAAGATGATGATGGTCGATGATGAGCTTGTTACGATAAATGGTATCAAGCCAAAAAGCCTAAGAGAGCTAAATGAGATGGTGCTTTTTGCTCCAAAGGGCGCAAAGCTTGACATCATCGTGAAGCGCGATAAGCAAGAAATGCTCTTTCAGGTGCCAGTAAGTGGGGATGTGAAATTTAACCAAAGCCTCGATGTAGACGCCCCTTCAAGCCTTGATATACCAAATTTTAACATCATGCCAAAAGATCCACAAACGATGCTTGATGATAAGATTTTGGTGGATTATGGTATCACGGTGGATAAAAATTTAGTCGTTACCAAGGTCGAGCCAAAGTCAAATGCAGAAATTTTTGGCATCAAGACCGGCGATAAAATTTTGGGTTTTGATAAACAGAGCGTGAGTAGTCGTGAAGAGCTTTTAGAGAAGCTTGGTGAGTTAAAAAATTTTACGCTTCTATTTACTAGAAATGACTTTCAATTTTTTGCAAGAGTGCCAAAATGAGCTTACTTGAGGACTTTGTAAAATTTTTAAACGAAAATTTACCAAAGGCGCCTAGCTTTCATCCTTACTACGAGGAGGCGCTTGGCGTTATGCTAAAGGCTGGAGGCAAGCACTTTAGGGCGCTTTTGCTTCTTGGCGTGGTAGAAAGTGTGGATAAAAGCCTCACGCAAAAGGCCATGAGAGTGGCTTTGGGGCTTGAGATGATGCATACTTATTCGCTCATTCATGATGATCTACCTTCGATGGATAACGCAAGCCTTAGACGTGGCACACCAACACTTCACGTAACCTACGATGAGACGACTGCTATACTTGCAGGAGATGCACTAAATACCCATGCTTTTTATGAAATTTCACGTGCCAATTTGCCAGCTGAAACACGTATAAAATGCGTGGAAATTTTAAGCGAGAATGCTGGCGTTAACGGCATGGTGCTAGGTCAGGCGCTGGATTGTTTTTTTGAAAATACAAACAAAGAGGACATCAAAAGGGCAAAGACTAAATTTGGACTCTCTGGCAAGATGCTAAACCTTGATGAGCTAGTCTTTTTACACATCCACAAAACTGCAAAACTCATCGCTGCAAGTCTAAAAATGGGCGCTGTGATAGTAAATTTAAGCGAAAGAGAGTGTGAGAAAATTTATGATATTGGCCTAAAGCTCGGGCTTGCTTTTCAGATACAAGACGACATCATCGATCTTACAAGCGACGAGGTTGCCGCTGGAAAGCCTGTGCATAACGACTTAGCTAAAAACTCATTTACAAATTTACTTGGCCTTGAGGGCGCAAAAAAGAAAAAAGACGAGCTTATTTGCGAGATAGAAGAGGCACTAAATCAGATAGACTCTGGCATAGCAAAGATGATCTTAGAGCTTACGGATAAACACCTTTAGATAAAAGCTAGAAATTTCTAGCTTTTTACTACTAAAAATTTAAAAATTTATATCACTATTTAGACATTTTGGACAAAAATGCAAGGCAAGTTTTAATCACTTTTTTGTATAATCTGACGTAATAAAAGGAGATCATATGCTAAAAAAACAAGCCGATACTATAAGATTTTTGTGCGCTGACATGGTGCAAAACGCTAACAGCGGACACCCAGGTGCACCTATGGGTCTAGCTGATATTATGGTGGTTTTAAGCAACTTTTTAAAACACAATCCAAAAAATCCAAAATGGCTAAACAGAGATAGGCTCGTTTTTAGCGGTGGTCACGCTTCAAGTTTGGTTTATAGCTTTTTGCACCTAAGCGGCTACGATTTAAGCCTTGATGAGCTTAAAAATTTTCGCCAACTTGGCTCAAACACTCCAGGACACCCAGAGATTCACACTCCAGGCGTTGAGGTTGCTACTGGCCCGCTTGGTCAAGGTGTAGCAAACGCAGTTGGCCTAGCCATGGCAGAAAAATACGCCGCAAACGTGCTAAACGAACCAGACAATAAAATAATCGATCATAAA
Coding sequences within:
- a CDS encoding DUF7488 domain-containing protein yields the protein MRLNYKFVLAFLLSSLFLNADPRPTQEDFNACFEKNKNSIVSVNKHFGVAITKNLIAVPKSEGAPLDEYVKFDPYLQLFLVRSSKELSPVVMADETNEERIKKSTWVGILNDSNNTVMGHIKSLGQNLGDFDTLSFEYNATGEINTPCCKMIGIAVGADKFIPNRYLKHFVSYDDVYYGDIGVKFLQKEDKFFVGLVDPLGRGKMMMVDDELVTINGIKPKSLRELNEMVLFAPKGAKLDIIVKRDKQEMLFQVPVSGDVKFNQSLDVDAPSSLDIPNFNIMPKDPQTMLDDKILVDYGITVDKNLVVTKVEPKSNAEIFGIKTGDKILGFDKQSVSSREELLEKLGELKNFTLLFTRNDFQFFARVPK
- a CDS encoding polyprenyl synthetase family protein, with protein sequence MSLLEDFVKFLNENLPKAPSFHPYYEEALGVMLKAGGKHFRALLLLGVVESVDKSLTQKAMRVALGLEMMHTYSLIHDDLPSMDNASLRRGTPTLHVTYDETTAILAGDALNTHAFYEISRANLPAETRIKCVEILSENAGVNGMVLGQALDCFFENTNKEDIKRAKTKFGLSGKMLNLDELVFLHIHKTAKLIAASLKMGAVIVNLSERECEKIYDIGLKLGLAFQIQDDIIDLTSDEVAAGKPVHNDLAKNSFTNLLGLEGAKKKKDELICEIEEALNQIDSGIAKMILELTDKHL